DNA from Larimichthys crocea isolate SSNF chromosome XIII, L_crocea_2.0, whole genome shotgun sequence:
TGATATATTCCAACGCATTCTGTTtacacagatggagagagacagagggagaagggaGCAGAGTAGGAAAAGTGATGAGTCACTTCTTTAACTGCTAGTTATCAACTGTGGCCTCCGTcttattaaaatgaacatttacaaGCTGTATGTCTGAGTTTTATTCATCGCTGACCATGTTTCCAGACTGCTTGTGGCTCACGGAGTTAATGACTCACCAGCTTTGCATCTGAAGGCACTTTCTTGTACTTGTTGTAGTCTCTCTTGAGCTCTTCGTAGGCCATGAACTGCAGCGCTCCGTGAGATGTTCCAAACAGACCAGGAACGTAACCCTTTGAAGAACATGCTTTGTTAGACAATCTTTAATGACGCGCTAATATATGCATAAGAGGCATGATCTAGAAAAGACAAAGCCCACAACACTGTTCTGACTCTGTAGCTGTGTGCATATGTAAAATTCTTTAAATCAGATTTGATCAGACACTTGGGGTAGGGTAATAAAATTCTCATTTAGCCAAGAAGCTAAAATCCTGCAGCTTAAATACTCTGGACTTTATCATTATTCATGGCCTCTACTACAGCTAATATAGGCTGGCAATGCCCTCTAGTGGTGACTCATGAACCAGTGCAAAACCTCTTTCCAGCCTCTTGACATACAGGACAACTTTTGTTGCAGTAAATCCTGTACAGAACAGCTTAACCATCCCATGAACTACATTAAAGTACAAAGAACCACTGACGTCTAACCTTGTATAGTCCAGACACTCCCTCATAGCGATAGATCTTGACCAGAGCGTCTATCATCCCCTTGTACTGCTTACTGGTCGGGTCAGTGTTGTACTGCAGCACCAGTCGGGTCTTGGTCACCCAGATTGGGTTGGTTAAGGTGAGAGTTAAGATGCCTAGGTGAGGACAAGTATGCAGTGTTAACCTGAGGCTGACAACATTTGCCTAATATACTCTCTGACTAGATACACACGattgttaacacacacacacacacacacacacacacacacacacacacagtcagctccttcagtgttttaatattattaacagTGCATTTTGTGTGCACAACATTGTGAGAATGcagtcacattttcacattaaagggCTAATTCAGCTTATTTGAAGTGGGGCTGTATGAGGTACTTAACTGTAGTCAGCGTGTTACCTACAGTTAACAGTCAGCACGTGTCCAGCTTGCAGACAGGTGGAGCAGCATTGGAGCTAAGCACTGCTGTGGATGTGGACATCAACAAAAGGCTACACCTTGCACAGCAAGCATTGATAGATTATGGATGACAACCACGCCGCTTCAGAATAACTGAACTAACCCTTTAATGTCATGAATCCATGACGCCAATTTGccccttttaaataaatacaggcTGCTATAGTACTGACTCACATTAGATcactaaatattatattttatgaagatAACGTGTCACATCACAAAGCAACTCTTGACTTCTGTTTATGTCAATTGCATGCACAGGAACAAGCTCTATAACAAAAGGAGCGCCTATAGaatatttctaatttattttggAGGCAAAAGTTGTTCAGAGTACACAGTACCAGTCAGATGTTCCTAATTACAGAAGCTAAATTTTTTTGCCCCTAACTTCATTCGGCCAGCAGGAAACAGATCCATGTGACCATGTGAGACTACAACAGGAACCAGCTTTCATCAGCCTCGTGTCTGTTAAGGCCAGCTCGGAGCAGTACTAACTGGATGTCGTTGTTGACCATGTGCTGATTATGTGAGTGTGTCAGCAGGCCGGCAGTGTTCAGTTGCATGTAGCACTAACCTGCTCCGGCTGCCGACACCAGGTGCTCTGTGGCACTTAGGTCAGTTTGGCGACCCTCCTTTGCGTACCCTTTGATTGCATTGTAGCTGTAAGAGAAGAAGAcctgttgttaaaaaaaaaaaggaaacaactgatgaaaaacatcaCCATGCAGCTTATAGCTTACGTACAACAAGAAGTAGAGACCCCAAGACGCTCCAGCACCCCAGACATTGGGTGTCACTCCTTGATAGAGTCCTCTGAGTCcctcctgcagccacacactcTTCATACAGTGTAATATGCCACTGTACTTTGGCCTGAAGTCCAATCCATCACTTACTGCATTGAAAGGACATTAAATACCTTTGTTATGTCAGCCCAATGTAACattaaacatcaacaaacacTAAATGATCAGATGATCAGATTTCTGAACACGTGTTTCCATTCAATGTCAAGAAACAAGATGTCCACACTTCACAGAGCTCCTCACTGTTCTATTACAAATGACAATTAtcaatcatttaaatatgaCGTCATACTCTACCTGCAAACCTGATTTTGACCAGATCCAGCGGGTGAAGCACTAATGTTGACACCACACCTCCACTCAGTCCCGCGACCAGGTTCTCTATCCTCACATGGCTGAAGACCTGCTTGGCGTGTCCGGCTATCGAGACAGCAGAGACGGGTTTTGTGGACAGCCCCGTGTCTGCCACGTTAACGGCGCCGTTGTTTGGAGCCGAGCTCATGTTTACTACTAATATTAGCTAACTCCTGTCAGCTAGCCGCGTTTACAGCGTCAGGTAAGGTAATGCTGAGGTCTGatttaaagaacacacactcattgacACTGCTGCGCAGTTTAAATGTGGTATGAAGACAGTGCGACCTTCTGGAAACTTCCTAACTCTCTGACTGAGCTGAACCACGTTTCAGGCATGCGGTGACACTTCATGGCTGTTGCAGCGTTATCCAGAAATGTCAAGCAGCAACGCCACTGCTCGACCTTGCTGCTAGTATTAGGTAAAGGTCAAGCTGTCAGAGTTAAGAGAGATACTTCCGGCTctaaccttcaaaataaaacagtttttagacGGACGATTCAGGAAAGTAAGCtcattataaatatatttatagtatTAAACGCTGGTAGCAACACAAAGGTTAGTGAAAGGTGCAGAGGTGAATGTGACATCTGAATTTGTGTACATTTTAAACCTTATTCTTCTactctgttctttttttgttacccCACTTGAAATGTACTACATGTTtcatattaacatgttttatccttcgcgtgtttgtttttattcgttTTATCTGAATGACTTTACACGTGAGTCTGTGTATTTTTcgcatttttctcattttttatcCAAGTCAACTtacgtcttcctcctcctctcgtttATCTGTCAAGTCTCTTGTTGACCTTCGTTTGTACTTCCGGTTAAACTCTGTAGCTTCACGCGTGCGACTGACGCAACCAGGAGGACTGGACATCCCACAATGCAACGCGGTGTCCCGTGAATCTCTTCTTCGTCAACACATGGGGCCAGGGCTCGCTCATGTTTTTCCTCGTTTgtcttaaaatataaatacattttaataagcGCGCGTCTGTTGTCACACTGCCGCCAAATGAAAGTTAAAGTGCTGTCGAGGAACCCGGATGATTATGTTCGGGAGACCAAGCATGACATTCAGCGCGGTGAGTCAGAAACACGGCGTGCTAGCTGCGTGCTAGCCTGGTTCACACAGCAAAGCAGTCAGACTGAAGTTATGTTAGAGGAAGTCCACGCTGTCTGCGAGCTTGTATATAAAGTACATGGCGTAATAATAAAATGCGTTtcaaacatgtgtttgtgtgactcacagctgcagcagtagcACCTGTGTAAAGCTGTGAATGAACCTTCAGCATGCGTGCAGCTCCTGTAGGTTTGCATGGAGTCAGAGGAGGGAACAGTCAGGGTACAATATGGTCAGAAGGTGTGAGTGCTGTGACAAGTCTTAAATGGATtgatgtatcatgtccagttgttggtagtgttggagaggaggtcctctctgaagagctggagttttttaaaggtagagagggacgtcCCTGATCTGGTACAAACTGGTAATGCGTTCCACCAACTGGGAACAACACACGAGAGAAGTTTGAAATACCTTGAACGAACAGGTGGCACAGCCAGGCGTCGTGAGGTtacatatgtctgtataaggGTGTTCAACTAGGTAggtgcagaaccagagacaactttgtagtcagcatcagtgatttgaattgaatgcgggctgcaacaggtagccagtgggGCTTGATGGGGGTGACCTTTTGGTTTGGTGCTGAGGTAGAGCGGGTCctccactgatcagatgatcggtggtccagtctgcatgtcaaagtgtccttgggcaagatactgaaccccagattGCTCCCTGGATAAAAGCGccagctaaatgtaatgtaaatgtaacatcaGAATGGACTCAGGTTGTATGAGACACATAAATGTGTATGAAGAGCTACAGCAGAGTATCCACAAGATGACAATTAAGTTTATGTCATTAAATATCACATATCTGGCTCCAACACTTCATATCATCTGCACTTCAGTATCAACATCTCTGCGATTGAACTTTCCTCCCAGCTCATCAATGTGtgatctctctctgttctcagtCCCTAGAAACTATGACCCAGCACTTCATCCGTTCGAGGTGAGCAGGGAGTACACCCGGGCTCTGAATGCCACCAAGCTCGAGAGGGTGTTTGCCAAGCCTTTCCTGGCCTCTCTGGATGGACACCGGGATGGGGTGAACTGCATGGCCAAGCACACCACGAGCCTCTCCACCTTGCTCTCAGGCTCCTGTGACGGGGAGGTAACTATCAGCTAATAGTGTTGTTTGTCACACCTTTGGGGCGGTGACATTGTGCACTATATAAGTGTGCCACTCTTGTTCTTGTCACTGacgtcatgttttattttatccttAGGTGAAAGTGTGGAATCTGACCAAACACGAATGTGTCCGCACACTCCAAGCACATGAAGGTTTCGTTCGGGGAATGGTTGTCCGCTATTGTGGGACGTCCTTCTTTACGGTGACTGCTGCCTTTCAACATCTGAGAAGagttttctgcttctttctttattaGCTGACCTCTAACACAGCTTCTGTTTGATGTCTTGGGATGCTGTTGGTAACAGGTTGGTGACGACAAAACAATCAAGCAGTGGAAAATGGAGGCACCAGGTTacggagaggaagaggagccacTCAACACTATTCTGGGAAAGGTACAATCAGAGTGCACATGctgtattattatgattatNNNNNNNNNNNNNNNNNNNNNNNNNNNNNNNNNNNNNNNNNNNNNNNNNNNNNNNNNNNNNNNNNNNNNNNNNNNNNNNNNNNNNNNNNNNNNNNNNNNNNNNNNNNNNNNNNNNNNNNNNNNNNNNNNNNNNNNNNNNNNNNNNNNNNNNNNNNNNNNNNNNNNNNNNNNNNNNNNNNNNNNNNNNNNNNNNNNNNNNNNNNNNNNNNNNNNNNNNNNNNNNNNNNNNNNNNNNNNNNNNNNNNNNNNNNNNNNNNNNNNNNNNNNNNNNNNNNNNNNNNNNNNNNNNNNNNNNNNNNNNNNNNNNNNNNNNNNNNNNNNNNNNNNNNNNNNNNNNNNNNNNNNNNNNNNNNNNNNNNNNNNNNNNNNNNNNNNNNNNNNNNNNNNNNNNNNNNNNNNNNNNNNNNNNNNNNNNNNNNNNNNNNNNNNNNNNNNNNNNNNNNNNNNNNNNNNNNNNNNNNGCTCTTTAGATTAGTGTAGttactgtgacctttgacctctcaaGCATTAATGAAATATCACCTTTTGCCTCTGGTAAAATTAATCCTTGTCACATGCAGACAGTCTTCACAGGACTGGACCATCACCAGAAGGAGGCTGTGTTTGCAACATGTGGCCAGCAGGTGGACATCTGGGATGAGCAGAGGAGCAGCCCGATCCGCTCTTTCACCTGGGGCGTGGACAGCTTCAGCGCTGTCCGATTCAACCCAGTGGAGGTGAGACACCATGTTTCCGCACACTTCCACCCACCTTCCCCTGTCACAGAGTGAACAGCACTTAACGTTTTGTCCATGTTTAAATACATCACATCAAAGTGCCTATAGTCAAACTTATTCAAATCTGCCGCCCTGCTGATATGTTTAAAGTTAACAGTTTTCATCTTTCCGCAGACTGAACTTCTCGCGAGCTGTGCCTCTGACAGAAGTATAGTCCTGTATGACATGAGAGAATCGGCACCACTTAAAAAGGTAGGCCCTGCCTTTGAGCTGCTGCAGGGATTTTCCTCTTGCTCTTCTCATTTCTTCACAGCGACATTACATAGTTTATagtacatgtttgttttcattttcctctgtaGGTTATTATGACAATGAGGAGCAACACGTTATGCTGGAACCCTATGGAAGCATATTACTTCACATGTTCAAACGAGGACTACAAGTGAGTTGAGGATGCTGAAGGCTGTTTGAGTGAGAGTGTTTCTGTTGGCACTGAATGAGGTCTCATGTTTTCAAACAGAAGGATTCTTACGTAAAGCTCTGTCTGTTGGAAGACCTTCCAAACAGATGGGCCACTAATGCACTGTCCCATTATTGGTTTACTGACGCTGTGCTTTCCACTGAAGCGCAATTCTAATTTTGGTTTTGTCTCATCAGCCTCTACACATATGACATGAGGTACCTGAAACGGCCACTCACAGTGCACATGGACCATGTCTCTGCAGTGCTGGATCTTGACTATTCTCCCACAGGAAAGGAGTTTGTGTCTGCCAGTTTTGATAAGACCATCCGCATCTTCCCAAAAGACGGAGGCCACAGCAGGTCAGTATGACTCTAAACACCAGAACACCACCAAAGACATGGCTGATGGTATTAGTAGTTTTGTCTCTGAGGTTAATTATATTTTCCTGAtcctgtatgttttcatgaTCAAACTGTGGATTAGATTTTTACCCTTTGAATGATATTTAGTTTaagaaacacctgtgtttttcctaccATGGCAGGTCACAATGTCTGCTGTGATAAAGGTCTATTAGCTGCCACAGCCGATAATAGTTTGTAGTTGGCAAATCTGATATGGAGACACTTATTGTTTTTACTGACCTTCTCGGCCACCAAAACAAAGCCAGGCTTTAGTTGCTATGTGACGTAATGGTTCGTGCTGTGTTGTTTGTACGTTGGTCAAGCTCCAGAACAAATAGCCTCAGTTGTGCTACATTAACTAGGGGCATGTATCCAGGACAGCATCACGGCATGGGCAGGACCGGGTTTAGAACGCAACATAAATGCCAAGTGTAGCACAAGTGGTCCagataaattatgaattatgcCAGTATTGACAATACCGGGTAGCATGAATTGGCTCtattgtgtgtgtcttgggAAACACAAAATCTCcaacaaacttaaataaaaataatcttgaACTCTTGTTCTTGACAAATTTCTGCTCTCTACAGTCTGCCTATATTCGTCCTCACATCTAGTAACTGAACAGCTGGTTTGGTTTGGAGAAAGCTGTAATATTAAGATGAGACTGCGcacaaaaaaagtcacatgACAAAGCCCTCTAGTGGCCAGAGTAACAGAGCTTTTTCACAACAGACACTTTGGAAAAGCATAGGTGTGATCAGTAATATTAATAACTCCTGCCAGGCCTTGCTATTTTGCGTCCCGGCTCACTGAAATAATTTACTAGGACACTGAACTTGAGCCTAAGTTTTTGTTTCCACCTCCTGTGAGAGAAAGATCGATTATGAGTGTTTTCTGTCTGGGCCAAAGGAGGAAGTATGTGTGTTCTAGCCAAAAAAAGTAGACAGATAGGTCAACATCATGGGATATGTATCAAGGATGACTGCTGTTCACAATCCAAAGCATTATTCGAAAGTTTATGATGAGTGTTCTCGGAGCATAGTgttcctgatctgtttgggtgCTTGTAATGAGTGCACTATAAtcaccaaaataaatgtttaacagCTATTGAAGGCATtgctttcttatttttatattatatttaatctgtttttcttgAAATTCAGGGAAGTGTACCACACCAAACGCATGCAGCATGTCATCTGCGTAAAGTGGTCGTCAGACAGCAAATACATCCTCAGCGGTTCTGATGAAATGAATATCCGACTGTGGAAGGCCAACGCAGCTGAGAAGCTCGGAGTGGTGAGTCCTGCCTCGTCTTCCATATCACTCCTGCTTcacttgtatttttttccaGCCGACTTCATATTTAAAGCagcttgttgctgctgctttttctgtgtACCAATCAACAGCTGTattttctgcagctgtcagacGTACTGTACACTGTATCTCCCTCCAGTCTTTTACCTCATCTTGTTTTATGAGTTAGCTGCATTCTTCGACACTGCCATGGCCCTGGGCCCACCTCAGCAGGGTAAGAGTGGGTGACTATGCCAGGAGCTACTGTTGCCAAATGTCCTGATGGATGCTGACTTAGGGTAGAATCACTCTCAATAAGTACAATGTACCAATTGGCACGGCGACTCCTGTGGCAGGTGGAAGTCCAAAAAACTCAAAAGCCTGAGCAGTTGTTTGACAAATGGCCAACAAAAGATTCAGCTAAAAGGCTGTTTCCTTTTCCAGGCAAATCTCCACTGACATTTCATATCTTGTTTGGTGAGCGTCACATGTATTGTATTCAGATAATATAGGCTGTGTTAGCAGCAACAACGGCcttaatgttatgttatgctcAACTGTCACATAAAGCTCCTGTGAAATACTGGGAAATGTTCCAGTGCCCCAAATCCCAGTTATAGCTGAATAATAAAGATCAATGGCATCTCATGTGCCATCTCCAACAGCCATCTTTCATTCCTAATCGGATTCACTCTTGCTTATTCTCTTAATGCAGCTTCAGAGTGGAAAATTGGCCAGCTTTTGGCACttgttttactgtcactgtgtaAGAGAAGATTTATCCGCAAGCTTTGCACTTAAGGAGATCAGACAAGGGCTGCTCCTATCAGCAGTTTAAATCGGCCAATCACTTAAAGCGGGCCACTCTGAACATAATGAAGCATTAACAATCAAGTTGTACTGAAAGGGTCTTTAATTATCAAGAAATGCTGAAATGCTGAATCAAGgttttgtctgtgtctgaagGCATCACACTGGACTGATCGGGACTTCTCTATCAGCTGCTGCAcatcacaatttttttttttcttccccctcatAACTTTGCAGCAGCGGCATTTGACTCCACTGTAAATTAGACCTGAAACATGTTGAGTCAATCAGCTTGCTCTAGGAAGCTTGACTCATCACTACCCatagttttaaaaagtttgcaTGGATTGATTGAAGTGCTGCCTTACAGTTTGATTGTCTTTGGAACTATATTAGGGTATTTACAGTCTGATCAGAGAGCTCACATAGGATAATTAAACTATTTTTGGGGGTATGTCGGCCATTTATATTGTggtaatattaatattgtacTAATCAAGTTGATTGCTTATATCAGGGAACATGGTAACGTTGCGTCCAGTAGGATAACAGCCTCTCTACACAGGCTCCGCAGTGAAAGCAGCACAGCAACAACTGCaaactgtgtgtatatactgaAGTACTACCATGCGGTCACAGGTGTCAGaaccaaatacacacacattacagtggCGTTACACAcatgaaaaggaagaaaatagaCTTGACGCTTAAAAGGATACTTTTGTGCGGGTGAAACCTGAGCCATTACACGACTGGTGAAGACAGCTGTATTGATTTAAAATAGTATCTGTTCCTCAGACGCATTTGGCCTGGGCAAGTGGAACAAGGCTAAAACGTCTCCTGTGTGGACCAGGTTCAAGAAACACGAGCATGCAGACGGTCTTAAGAATACTCCAGCGATGTTAGTTCACATATCAGACTGTTTAAGAAATGGATCAGAAATGATGCAGAGGTATTTTCTTGTTCGCTACTCACCAAGCAACTTGACTGCCAACAGTCGGGTTGAAGATTGTTATTTTAGTAGCAGCTAACATATCCTTGAGTCACTAGCTCTGAGCAGATGAGGAGTGGGCTGCAGATGTCTCTTTAAATTTGACCTGACTCAAATGATTATCAGCATCAGTTGGAGTTTCTCTTTAAAGGTTTTAACAAACCTGCAGGTCAACTAAGAAAGTGAACACGAACTGTGAAACTATGATCAAAACTGTCCACTGTGAACATCCATCACAGACCTTACTTTATGTGCTGTAGTGGTGCCTTTTCCAGTTTTCCTTGTAAAGAAAAGATTACTGACATTTTGAGCGTGCTTACTTTTGGTTTTATGTCTGAAAAGCGTTTTAGATAATCTGGCAAAACTGCTTGTTTCTAACCTGAATGACCTGTATAACTGCGACTGCTTGTATTTCTTGCCCCGTCAGACTTGTCActgttcccagatctcagcatTTACTTTGGATGGATTCAGTGTTATCATAACTGATAGAATGGCTCATTTCTCTGCCATGAGCGAAAGATCAGTTGCATAATTCTGATTGTACAGAGCAAGCATCTGAAGTAGGATATAAGTGACGGTGACACCTCCTCTCAATCTATGCCACTCTGTTTATGGCTGGATTAAACCTCACAGCACTTCCTGCAGCCTGCCACGTCAGCCTTAACAGCAGTTTAAATGATCTGATCATGTCGGTTTCCATAGTATTAGTATTTTCTAACAGGTAGAAAGGTTGTTGGCATCTCTGCCAGTAGACAGCTTAGATTTTTGGATCCTGTCATGTGGCATCACTTGGTTACAGTTACTACTGGCTACAGTGCTGTAGCCTGGTCAACCTTTGGGTAAAAAAGATGTCTCAGCAATACAACTCCAGTGATTTTCACATAGTCTCTGCTGTTCTTTAATAGTTGTCTCTACGTTACACCCTGAGTACCCCCAGAAGTAATGCGTCAAAGCCACTGAGTGCCATATTTCTCTTATTGTCTTAAAGAAATACAGATTACATAAGTCCCACCGTCCAAACAAAATTGAGGTGAAGCATCGCCCTCTGCCATCCATCTTGTTGAGATTATACGAACAGTGCTTAGCAGGCTAACCATGTGTGTATCCAGGGGAATTGGTTTAGTCCAACAGGATCAGCGTCTAACAGCTCTTCTCCACCAAATTGAATCTTAGACAAATCATTGCTTTTAATTAGAATAAAAGCCTTCGAGGAGGGCAGCCTCAGCCAAGATGAGTCCGGGTAGCTGGTGGTTTTTatgagggagacagagagggagggatgatgTTGAGCTGGTGTCTTCACTTTTTAACAGACATTGATTCTGATTTGAATGAGCACGTTGCCGAGGTGAAGTTACTGCTCACTGTACTGGCCAACTTTTTATGATGTAAAACAGCATACGTTGACTGTCAGTAATTAACATCATACCACCTGAGCTGAATGCAGACTACACTTTTCTCAACTTGGGGTGGGAGAAGTATAATGAAGTCATTTGATGAATCTAGTGGTCAGCAACAACTCCAGCCTCATAATTGCCTGGAAATACTCATCTCAGATGAGTCTTCTCTCACAATGGAATCCCGCAATGCTATAAATGACATGATTCACATTAACGCTGCAGgtataaatacagttttacaAGTTAAATGCCCGTAACAAGGCTACTGACTCATATCCAGCAGGAGTTTCCGAAATGTAGACTCATCGAGTCATCATCTGTTGCTGTAGAGCCCGTTCTCGttagaaaaacaacagctttgGTCATTAGTTCAAATGCCTTAAAAGAGCAGTGTTTACCTGAAAAGAACGTCTTCTGGCCGTATAAATCAcgacattttaggaaatatgcttatttgctcTCTTGCCAAAGGTTAGACGAGAGGATTGATACCACTCATGCCCGTCCGTCCGTTGAATGTGAAGCTGCTGCCAGcagtcagttagcttagcttagcacaaagagtgGAAACGGATAGCTTAGCTCTGTAACAAAATCTGCTGACAAGCGCTTTTAAAGATTGGCAGGCTCTGTACAAATTCTGCCTGATTTTTAACCTCAAATTGGTGCAGACTATTGACTGTACAACACGTCTCCACTTTCCCctcactgtaaaaaacaattAGTAATAATATCTAGGATATGGCAGCTGCCACCCCGAGCTGGTGATGCCACATTAATTTTGCAGCCTCGCCTGCTTTCTGCCAGATCTGTTGACATCTGATGTGCAGTTTGAAGGGTGGTCACTCAGTTTGAGTAACCATGTGGTTCGAATACTTGCATGGTCAAAAACCTGTTACAAACTGTAGTGAGCTTGTTTATATATTAGTGGATTCATATTTTACTTGTATTAGTGCAAACCAGATAGGGTGACATTGTTAAAGACCACTTTGCCTTGAATTCCTAATAAACTATCAACACCATCACAACACCATCACATCTCCTCCTCTatgcttcatggtgggaaccacacatgcagataccaaaaatctgcaatttggactcatcagaccaaagtacaaATTTCCACTGGTCTTATGTCCACCCCTGTGTTTCTGGACCCAAGCAATTCTCTTCTTCATTTGGTCTCCCTCAGTATTTACTTATGCTACATTTGTTAGCGTATAAATTCGTATTCATAAAAAGAGTATAAATAAATTCACGGCCTGAAGGCCTGattgagatgtgtctgctacttgaactctgtgaagcatttattttggctctaatctgaggttcTGTTAATTGAAGATTTCTAAGGCTTTTAGCTTTAATGAACTTCtcttctgcagcagaggtaatgCTTGGTTTTCCTTTCCTGGGGCGGTCCTCATGAGAGCagattgactgaccttcatgtcttaaagtaatgatggactgtcacttctctttacttagttgagcggttcttgccataatatggattactacagtagtcGAATAGGGCTGTTCACTGTATGTCAGCC
Protein-coding regions in this window:
- the LOC104923774 gene encoding mitochondrial folate transporter/carrier encodes the protein MSSAPNNGAVNVADTGLSTKPVSAVSIAGHAKQVFSHVRIENLVAGLSGGVVSTLVLHPLDLVKIRFAVSDGLDFRPKYSGILHCMKSVWLQEGLRGLYQGVTPNVWGAGASWGLYFLFYNAIKGYAKEGRQTDLSATEHLVSAAGAGILTLTLTNPIWVTKTRLVLQYNTDPTSKQYKGMIDALVKIYRYEGVSGLYKGYVPGLFGTSHGALQFMAYEELKRDYNKYKKVPSDAKLNALEYITMAALSKIFAVATTYPYQVVRARLQDQHNKYSGVMDVIRRTWRNEGAIGFYKGIIPNVIRVTPACCITFLVYENVSRFLGQNK
- the dcaf13 gene encoding DDB1- and CUL4-associated factor 13; amino-acid sequence: MKVKVLSRNPDDYVRETKHDIQRVPRNYDPALHPFEVSREYTRALNATKLERVFAKPFLASLDGHRDGVNCMAKHTTSLSTLLSGSCDGEVKVWNLTKHECVRTLQAHEGFVRGMVVRYCGTSFFTVGDDKTIKQWKMEAPGYGEEEEPLNTILGKTVFTGLDHHQKEAVFATCGQQVDIWDEQRSSPIRSFTWGVDSFSAVRFNPVETELLASCASDRSIVLYDMRESAPLKKVIMTMRSNTLCWNPMEAYYFTCSNEDYNLYTYDMRYLKRPLTVHMDHVSAVLDLDYSPTGKEFVSASFDKTIRIFPKDGGHSREVYHTKRMQHVICVKWSSDSKYILSGSDEMNIRLWKANAAEKLGVLAPREKQARNYNQKLKEKFQHHPQIRRIAHHRHLPKNIYHQRKEQRIMKEARQRKERNVRKHSKPGSVPVVSEKEKHVVTVVK